In Ectothiorhodospiraceae bacterium 2226, a single window of DNA contains:
- a CDS encoding LysR family transcriptional regulator, which translates to MNNRKLDHNLLVVFDAVYRLANLSRAGIELGLSQPAVSNALNRLRAAYGDPLFVKTSQGMLPTPFARTIAPAIREALQLVEETLESNRKFDPLTSDKLFVVAMTDYGSATLLPALLSELAGIAPKVAIKVLRLDEKRVLKKLEANEVDLAFSSQVEAGADFYEKVLFKDEFVCLVAKDHPEIVEGITLAQFVGYDHVLYTPQEGNIGVVDRALAKRRLASHTRLYAPHALAIPLVLNGSDLMVTLPERLARAFQSAWEFRAFKPPLEVPGFEMKMVWHRVNHGDAASNWLRELCTRLFQVREAEPN; encoded by the coding sequence GTGAATAACCGAAAATTGGACCACAACCTGCTCGTCGTATTCGACGCCGTTTACCGTCTCGCCAACCTGAGCCGGGCCGGCATCGAACTGGGCCTGTCGCAGCCGGCGGTGAGCAACGCCCTCAACCGACTGCGCGCCGCGTACGGCGACCCGCTATTCGTCAAGACCTCGCAGGGCATGCTGCCGACGCCCTTCGCGCGCACCATCGCACCCGCCATCCGCGAGGCCCTCCAGCTCGTCGAGGAGACGCTGGAGTCCAACCGCAAGTTCGATCCCCTCACCTCCGACAAGCTGTTCGTGGTGGCCATGACCGACTACGGCAGCGCGACCCTGCTGCCCGCCCTGTTGAGCGAACTCGCCGGGATTGCGCCCAAGGTCGCCATTAAGGTTTTGCGCCTGGACGAGAAGCGGGTTCTGAAGAAACTAGAGGCGAACGAGGTCGACCTGGCCTTCAGCAGCCAGGTGGAAGCGGGGGCGGATTTCTACGAGAAGGTGCTGTTCAAGGACGAGTTCGTGTGCCTGGTCGCGAAAGATCACCCGGAGATCGTCGAGGGCATCACGCTGGCACAGTTCGTCGGATACGACCACGTGCTGTACACACCACAAGAAGGCAACATCGGCGTGGTCGACCGGGCCTTGGCCAAGCGCCGCCTCGCCAGCCACACGCGCTTGTACGCCCCGCATGCACTCGCCATCCCTCTGGTGCTGAACGGCAGCGACCTGATGGTCACCCTACCGGAGCGTCTGGCCCGAGCGTTTCAGTCCGCCTGGGAGTTCCGCGCGTTCAAGCCGCCGCTGGAGGTGCCCGGATTCGAGATGAAAATGGTTTGGCACCGCGTAAACCACGGCGACGCCGCCAGCAATTGGTTACGCGAGTTATGCACGCGCCTGTTCCAGGTCAGGGAGGCCGAACCGAACTAG
- a CDS encoding OmpA family protein, with the protein MTLDVRHRKQETVAAGSRVARRCARARASRRAWLPLLSLLLVWPAHAESSAARWGMVEPAPLGEVTERQVDPDERSTPWLQDPALYEDSYGDRIENQQVLERAVETRKLQNVVPPIRFASGQAEIPDGYVELLRAALDQMKHRVNVRLHFVGHSDNVPLRGALEEQYGDNLGLSRERAGTTAEYFQRALSLPPESISYEGVGEAQPVASNDTEAGRAQNRRVEVEVWYDEVSEVLAEREVVVARELTRVPVCRVETVCMLKYKEGHAKRARIRNLLPPLRYDADAGEIPPQYLEQLREALHNLRDKQNVVVKFIGYTDDIPLTGRTARIYGTHEGLSSARARRVALAVQDALGLPTAAVDSDGRGATAPLASNETEQGRSLNRRVEVEFWHDDPLAELPDEPQLCPESAAAETVTVVYDPPSGAIRPIYFDGGRAQVPPGYFDRLGRLLEEVRHKANPRLRFIGYTNNERLDRRVAMVYGDDIGLSAARATRMMQQATAHLGLPPERAETEGRGYVQTEDVVNAGFVEAELARVEVQVVYDELAALDDADAMDITRLTRAVAPKNPFALNSMRITVDGKPLSDPNKSIADVQRCTDVALDAANIAFKFDNLAFSPRLNVTAWPSTLRYRDDADTEYPENLVQFRRYTNYASFIAESEVRIFRAEDSTRAEPLAVVPLDADGRGEWEAEFDRVGAAGLDLQYLVRVYDADGNFDETQPQPLWVVEALADEPEAYDPQREVLVGYGESRLAVRNIPLNGGTIRVVGADIPSGHSVWVAGRALPLSEDRAFVTEEILPAGMHTVEVAVLDQAGNGELFLRDLELKKSDWFYVGIADLTVSAHDTRGPARLLGDAQYDDDLAVDGRLAFYTKGKFGDRWRLTASADTREGPVEDIFSNFMDKSPDALFRRIDPDYYYPTFGDDGTVTEDAPTMGKFYARLERDQNHALWGSFKVGYLGNSLAHVDRSLYGANLHYRTQDTTSFGEERLMFDGFAAEPGTVAARDEFRGTGGSLYFLRHRDILIGSERLRVEVRDKDSGIVLAVKNLLPGLDYDVDHLQGRVMLTEPLSPTASDDLLVDSGTGSGNPVFLVARYEYAPGFEKLDTLAAGGRLHYWFNDHVKLGVTGNRNEEDDAESSLGAIDLTLRKNTDSWLRIEASESTGGDVTAVQSIDGGFGFDPVFGPQGQDLRGSAYRLDASVGLRDVFQDVDGKLTLYHQSVDAGYSSPSVRAATDTDQHGGALSMPVTEQVGLRVKADKRRQQMGLNTQAVEVDVDYLLTERWTLSSGVRHDKRTDRSPVVPLTQEEGERTDAVVRAAYDSHERWSAYGFAQDTLNTTGNRDRNGRLGTGGAYRFSDRFRMRGEVSGGDLGAAGQLGTDFLWTDRTNLYLTYALENERTDNGLRARRGNLTSGFKTRYSDSASVYVEERYTHGDVPTGLMHSTGVDLAPTDRWNFGANVDVGTLKDPQTSAELRRQAFGARVGYGFDALKVASAFEYRVDEIENPDTSFVKRTTWLTKNSLRYQFSPDWRLLGKLNHSESESSQGEFYDGRYTEAVLGYAYRPVNHDRLNALFKYTYFYNLPTADQVTLSNTPAAFIQKSHILAADVLYDLTARWTVGGKYAYRLGQVSQDRENPEFFDSNAHLYILRVDWHFIRQWDALAEWRILDLPDAGDRRSGALLGIYRHLGRHVKLGAGYNFTDFSDDLTNLSYDSQGVFVNIVGKF; encoded by the coding sequence CGCGCGCGTGCCTCGCGGCGCGCTTGGTTACCCTTGCTCTCGCTGCTCCTCGTGTGGCCTGCGCACGCGGAGAGTAGCGCTGCACGGTGGGGCATGGTGGAGCCCGCGCCACTCGGCGAGGTGACCGAGCGGCAGGTCGACCCTGACGAGCGCTCGACGCCCTGGCTCCAGGACCCCGCGCTGTACGAGGACTCGTATGGCGATCGCATCGAGAATCAGCAGGTACTGGAGCGCGCGGTCGAGACGCGCAAGCTGCAGAATGTCGTGCCGCCCATTCGCTTTGCCTCGGGACAGGCGGAGATCCCCGATGGCTACGTCGAGCTGTTGCGCGCGGCCCTGGATCAGATGAAGCACCGCGTGAACGTTCGGCTGCACTTCGTCGGCCACAGCGACAACGTGCCGTTGCGCGGCGCGCTGGAGGAGCAGTACGGCGACAACCTGGGGCTGTCGCGCGAGCGTGCCGGCACCACCGCCGAGTACTTCCAGCGGGCGCTCAGCCTGCCGCCTGAGTCGATCTCCTACGAGGGCGTCGGCGAGGCCCAGCCGGTGGCGAGCAACGATACCGAGGCCGGGCGTGCGCAGAACCGCCGAGTGGAGGTCGAGGTCTGGTACGACGAGGTGAGCGAGGTGCTCGCCGAGCGCGAGGTGGTGGTGGCGCGCGAGCTCACGCGTGTGCCGGTCTGTCGCGTGGAAACGGTGTGCATGCTCAAGTACAAGGAGGGGCATGCCAAGCGCGCGCGCATCAGGAACCTCCTGCCGCCGCTGCGTTACGACGCGGACGCCGGCGAGATCCCGCCGCAATACCTCGAGCAGCTGCGCGAGGCGCTGCACAACCTGCGGGACAAGCAGAACGTGGTGGTGAAGTTTATCGGTTACACCGATGACATTCCGCTGACCGGGCGCACCGCCCGCATCTATGGTACGCACGAGGGACTCTCCAGCGCCCGCGCCCGACGCGTCGCCCTCGCGGTGCAGGACGCGCTCGGCCTGCCGACCGCCGCCGTGGACAGCGACGGTCGAGGCGCGACCGCGCCCCTCGCTTCGAACGAAACCGAGCAGGGGCGGTCGCTCAACCGTCGCGTCGAGGTCGAGTTCTGGCACGACGACCCGTTGGCGGAACTGCCCGACGAGCCGCAGCTGTGTCCGGAGTCGGCCGCCGCCGAGACGGTGACCGTGGTGTACGACCCGCCGAGCGGGGCGATCCGGCCGATCTATTTCGACGGCGGACGCGCGCAGGTGCCGCCGGGCTACTTCGATCGCCTCGGCCGACTGCTCGAAGAGGTGCGCCACAAGGCCAACCCGCGCCTGCGCTTCATTGGCTACACCAACAACGAACGGCTGGATCGCCGCGTGGCGATGGTGTACGGCGATGACATCGGCCTGTCGGCGGCGCGCGCCACACGCATGATGCAGCAGGCGACGGCACACCTTGGGCTGCCGCCCGAGCGGGCGGAGACCGAGGGCCGCGGCTACGTGCAGACCGAGGACGTGGTCAACGCGGGCTTCGTCGAGGCGGAGCTTGCGCGGGTGGAAGTGCAGGTGGTCTATGACGAACTGGCGGCGCTCGATGACGCCGACGCCATGGACATCACCCGCTTGACGCGCGCGGTGGCGCCCAAGAACCCGTTCGCGCTGAATTCCATGCGCATCACCGTGGACGGCAAGCCGCTCAGCGATCCGAACAAGAGCATCGCCGACGTGCAGCGCTGTACCGACGTCGCCCTGGACGCGGCCAACATCGCGTTCAAGTTCGACAACCTGGCGTTCTCGCCGCGGCTCAACGTGACGGCCTGGCCGAGCACGCTGCGCTACCGCGATGACGCCGATACCGAGTATCCCGAGAACCTGGTGCAGTTCCGGCGCTACACCAACTACGCGAGTTTTATCGCTGAGTCGGAGGTGCGCATTTTCCGCGCCGAGGACTCCACGCGCGCCGAGCCGCTCGCGGTCGTGCCCCTGGATGCGGATGGGCGCGGCGAATGGGAGGCCGAGTTCGACCGCGTGGGTGCCGCGGGCCTGGACCTTCAGTACCTGGTGCGGGTGTATGACGCCGATGGCAACTTCGACGAGACGCAGCCGCAGCCGCTGTGGGTCGTCGAGGCGCTGGCCGACGAGCCCGAGGCCTACGATCCCCAGCGCGAGGTGCTGGTCGGCTACGGCGAGAGCCGTCTCGCGGTGCGGAACATTCCCTTGAACGGCGGCACCATCCGCGTGGTGGGGGCGGACATCCCGAGCGGGCACTCCGTGTGGGTGGCCGGGCGGGCATTGCCGCTCAGCGAGGATCGCGCGTTCGTGACCGAGGAGATACTGCCCGCCGGGATGCATACGGTGGAGGTGGCCGTGCTCGACCAAGCGGGCAACGGCGAGTTGTTCCTGCGCGACCTGGAGCTCAAGAAGAGCGACTGGTTCTACGTCGGTATCGCCGATCTCACCGTGTCGGCGCACGATACCCGCGGCCCGGCGCGCCTGCTCGGCGACGCGCAGTACGACGATGACCTGGCGGTGGACGGGCGCCTCGCGTTCTATACCAAGGGCAAGTTCGGCGATCGCTGGCGCCTGACCGCGAGCGCCGATACGCGCGAAGGGCCGGTCGAGGACATCTTCAGCAACTTCATGGACAAGTCGCCGGATGCGCTGTTTCGGCGCATCGACCCGGATTACTACTATCCGACCTTCGGCGACGACGGCACGGTGACCGAGGACGCGCCGACCATGGGCAAGTTCTACGCGCGGCTCGAGCGCGACCAGAACCACGCCTTGTGGGGCAGCTTCAAGGTCGGGTATCTCGGCAACAGCCTCGCGCACGTGGATCGCAGCCTGTACGGCGCGAATCTGCATTACCGCACCCAGGACACCACCAGCTTCGGCGAAGAGCGGCTGATGTTCGACGGCTTCGCGGCCGAACCCGGCACCGTGGCCGCGCGCGACGAGTTCCGCGGCACGGGCGGCTCGCTGTACTTCCTGCGCCACCGCGACATTCTAATCGGCTCCGAGCGCCTGCGGGTGGAGGTGCGCGACAAGGACTCGGGCATCGTGCTGGCGGTGAAGAATCTGCTGCCCGGTCTGGACTACGACGTGGACCACCTGCAAGGGCGGGTGATGCTGACCGAACCCTTGTCGCCCACCGCGAGCGACGACCTGCTGGTGGACAGCGGGACCGGCAGCGGCAACCCGGTGTTCCTGGTGGCGCGCTACGAATACGCGCCCGGCTTCGAGAAGCTCGACACGCTGGCCGCCGGTGGGCGCCTGCACTACTGGTTCAACGACCACGTCAAGCTCGGCGTGACGGGCAACCGTAACGAAGAGGACGACGCCGAGAGCAGCCTGGGGGCTATCGACCTCACGCTGCGCAAGAACACCGATTCCTGGCTGCGCATCGAGGCCTCGGAGAGCACGGGCGGCGACGTCACCGCCGTGCAGTCGATCGACGGCGGCTTCGGCTTCGACCCGGTGTTCGGGCCGCAGGGTCAGGATCTGCGTGGCAGCGCCTATCGCTTGGACGCCAGCGTCGGCCTGCGCGATGTGTTCCAGGACGTGGACGGCAAGCTGACCCTGTACCACCAAAGCGTGGACGCCGGCTACTCCTCGCCCAGCGTGCGCGCCGCCACCGACACCGATCAGCACGGCGGCGCGTTGAGCATGCCGGTCACCGAGCAGGTGGGCCTACGGGTCAAGGCCGACAAGCGCAGGCAGCAGATGGGGCTGAATACCCAGGCGGTGGAGGTGGATGTCGACTACCTGCTCACCGAGCGCTGGACGCTGAGTAGCGGCGTGCGGCACGACAAGCGCACCGACCGCTCGCCGGTTGTCCCCTTGACCCAGGAGGAAGGCGAGCGCACCGATGCGGTGGTGCGCGCCGCCTACGATTCACACGAGCGCTGGAGCGCCTACGGCTTTGCGCAGGACACCCTGAATACCACCGGCAACCGTGATCGCAACGGGCGCCTCGGTACCGGCGGCGCCTATCGGTTCAGCGACCGCTTCCGTATGCGCGGCGAGGTCTCCGGCGGCGACCTCGGCGCGGCCGGGCAGCTCGGCACCGACTTCCTGTGGACCGACCGCACCAACCTTTATTTGACCTACGCGCTCGAGAACGAGCGCACCGACAACGGTCTGCGCGCCCGCCGGGGCAACCTCACCTCCGGTTTCAAGACCCGCTACTCGGACAGCGCGAGCGTGTACGTCGAGGAGCGCTATACGCACGGCGACGTGCCCACCGGGCTGATGCACTCCACGGGCGTGGATCTCGCACCCACGGATCGCTGGAACTTCGGGGCCAATGTGGACGTGGGCACCCTGAAGGACCCGCAGACCAGCGCCGAGTTGCGCCGGCAGGCCTTCGGCGCGCGTGTCGGCTACGGGTTCGACGCCTTGAAGGTGGCGAGCGCCTTCGAGTACCGCGTGGACGAGATCGAGAACCCCGATACCAGCTTCGTCAAGCGCACCACCTGGCTGACGAAGAACAGCCTGCGCTATCAGTTCTCGCCCGATTGGCGGCTGCTCGGCAAGCTGAACCACTCCGAGAGCGAGAGCTCGCAGGGCGAGTTCTACGACGGGCGCTATACCGAGGCGGTGCTCGGCTATGCGTACCGGCCGGTCAACCACGACCGCTTGAACGCGCTGTTCAAGTACACCTACTTCTACAACCTGCCAACCGCGGACCAGGTGACGCTGAGCAATACGCCCGCGGCCTTCATCCAGAAGAGTCACATCCTCGCGGCGGACGTGCTGTATGACCTCACCGCCCGCTGGACCGTGGGCGGCAAGTACGCCTATCGCCTGGGCCAGGTCAGCCAAGACCGCGAGAATCCGGAGTTCTTCGACAGCAACGCGCACTTGTACATCCTGCGCGTGGATTGGCACTTCATCCGTCAGTGGGACGCCCTCGCGGAGTGGCGCATCCTCGATCTGCCGGATGCCGGGGACCGGCGCAGCGGGGCGCTGCTGGGCATCTACCGGCACCTCGGTCGCCACGTGAAGCTGGGGGCGGGTTACAACTTCACCGACTTCTCGGACGACCTGACCAACCTGTCCTACGACTCGCAAGGCGTGTTCGTCAATATCGTCGGTAAGTTCTAA
- a CDS encoding MoaD/ThiS family protein — MNVLIPTPLQSYTGADRVQARGATLHEVLTDLDQRYPGFRFRIIDEQNRMRPHMRFFVNGEAVFDLSRPLAEQDDVAIVQALSGG, encoded by the coding sequence ATGAACGTACTGATCCCAACCCCGCTCCAGTCCTACACGGGCGCCGACCGCGTGCAGGCGCGAGGCGCGACCCTGCACGAGGTGCTCACGGACCTCGACCAGCGCTACCCCGGCTTCCGGTTCCGCATCATCGACGAACAGAACCGCATGCGCCCGCACATGCGCTTCTTCGTCAACGGCGAAGCGGTGTTCGACCTTTCGCGCCCGCTCGCAGAGCAAGACGACGTGGCGATCGTGCAGGCCTTGAGCGGTGGGTGA
- a CDS encoding DUF2938 family protein, which translates to MEFLLVAFAGGLLGSWWMDLVDDWNKRTTGIHSGVTAALIGRWVLGWGRLRFAHSEITESPAREGEARAGMVFHYLVGGGCVALVYPLFFLATGIPTPSSHIVPAIVYGFITSLLPWFILFPAFGWGVFARRPLPGTRPVLASTITHLPYGLGIGVTLDGYAWLTGAGF; encoded by the coding sequence GTGGAATTCCTGTTGGTAGCGTTCGCCGGGGGCCTGCTCGGCTCCTGGTGGATGGATCTGGTCGACGATTGGAACAAGCGCACCACCGGCATCCACAGCGGGGTGACCGCCGCGCTCATCGGTCGCTGGGTGCTCGGCTGGGGGCGCCTGCGCTTCGCTCACAGCGAGATCACCGAGTCGCCGGCGCGCGAGGGCGAGGCGCGCGCGGGGATGGTGTTCCATTATCTGGTGGGCGGCGGCTGCGTCGCCCTGGTGTACCCGTTGTTTTTTCTTGCGACCGGTATCCCCACGCCGAGCAGCCACATCGTGCCGGCCATCGTGTACGGCTTCATTACCTCGCTGTTGCCGTGGTTCATTCTGTTCCCAGCCTTCGGCTGGGGCGTGTTCGCACGCCGTCCCCTTCCCGGCACGCGCCCGGTCCTGGCCAGCACCATCACCCACCTGCCTTACGGGCTGGGCATCGGCGTCACGCTGGACGGCTACGCCTGGCTGACCGGCGCGGGATTCTGA
- a CDS encoding aspartate/glutamate racemase family protein: MGDEARAAWAAPVARRRLGIITGAGPEAGLDLWSKMLAANRAMLGAAYRGDLDAPDVTVFSVPELGLAMDLEGNEERLWEVLRQTLLTMDAAGVDLFCIACNALHYYADRIADLQLNARFVSIVDAVRAYLQAEGVEEAAILSISRVMALDRWSAYTPLARDVRLETPEEPALLDEIIQCVKRYGPQRAETFGKFARVLEGLRAPVVLLACTELPLIPTTQRDKTLVDVTAVLARTMVKASLSAPDVESVGEGGL; this comes from the coding sequence ATGGGGGATGAGGCGAGGGCGGCATGGGCCGCTCCTGTTGCCCGCCGGCGGCTCGGGATCATCACAGGCGCCGGGCCGGAGGCCGGCCTCGATCTGTGGAGCAAGATGCTGGCGGCGAACCGGGCGATGCTGGGCGCCGCCTACCGCGGTGACCTTGACGCCCCCGATGTCACGGTCTTCTCGGTGCCCGAGCTCGGTCTCGCCATGGACCTCGAAGGCAACGAGGAGCGGCTGTGGGAGGTTTTACGCCAGACGCTGCTTACCATGGATGCCGCCGGCGTCGACCTGTTCTGCATCGCGTGCAACGCGCTGCACTACTACGCCGACCGGATTGCGGACTTGCAGCTCAACGCGCGTTTCGTGTCCATCGTCGACGCGGTGCGCGCTTACCTCCAGGCCGAGGGGGTGGAGGAGGCCGCCATCTTGTCGATCAGTCGGGTGATGGCGCTCGATCGCTGGTCGGCCTACACGCCGCTGGCGCGCGACGTGCGCCTGGAGACGCCGGAGGAGCCCGCGTTGTTGGACGAGATCATCCAGTGCGTCAAGCGCTACGGGCCGCAGCGTGCCGAGACCTTCGGCAAGTTCGCGCGCGTCCTGGAGGGGCTGCGCGCGCCGGTCGTGCTGCTCGCCTGCACCGAGTTGCCGCTGATTCCTACCACCCAGCGCGACAAGACGCTGGTGGATGTCACCGCGGTGCTTGCGCGTACCATGGTAAAAGCTTCGCTGTCGGCGCCGGACGTCGAGAGCGTGGGTGAGGGGGGGCTGTAA
- the rfbG gene encoding CDP-glucose 4,6-dehydratase → MNVSDAYRGKTVLVTGHTGFKGSWLSEWLTLLGARVVGYSLDIPSTPSHFTALGLGERVAADVRGDVRSLDALQAVIDEHQPQFIFHLAAQPIVRRSFKEPHYTVETNLGGSLNVLEAVRRAERDCVVIMITTDKVYENEEWVHAYRENDRLGGHDLYSASKACAEIVISAYRRSFFERPAAQGGSRVAVASVRGGNVIGGGDWSENRIVPDAVRSLAHDQPIRVRNPRSTRPWQHVLDLLGGYLQLGAEIAHARAQGDEERLRELCSAFNFGPLLASNRTVGELVEEILKHWPGEWENLHEAHAEHEAGKLNLTIDKAVHMLGWRPRWSFEECVAETVAWYRGYYMQRNPSTEAVRRLTQEQILAYMGQQPDQHAAARTAAAHAAGGG, encoded by the coding sequence ATGAACGTCAGTGACGCGTACCGGGGGAAGACCGTCCTCGTAACAGGGCACACAGGCTTCAAGGGCTCGTGGCTCAGTGAGTGGCTCACCCTGCTCGGCGCGCGTGTCGTGGGCTACTCGCTGGATATCCCTTCGACCCCTTCGCACTTCACCGCGCTGGGGCTCGGCGAGCGTGTCGCGGCGGATGTGCGCGGCGACGTGCGTTCCCTGGACGCTCTGCAGGCGGTGATCGATGAGCACCAGCCGCAGTTCATCTTCCACTTGGCGGCGCAGCCTATCGTGCGGCGCTCGTTCAAGGAGCCCCACTACACCGTGGAGACGAACCTCGGCGGTAGCCTCAACGTGCTCGAAGCCGTGCGCCGCGCGGAACGCGACTGCGTGGTCATCATGATCACGACGGACAAGGTGTACGAGAACGAGGAGTGGGTCCACGCCTACCGCGAAAACGATCGGCTGGGCGGCCACGATCTCTACAGCGCGAGCAAGGCCTGTGCGGAAATCGTCATCTCCGCCTACCGGCGCAGCTTTTTCGAACGCCCGGCCGCGCAGGGTGGCTCCCGCGTGGCCGTTGCCAGCGTGCGCGGGGGCAATGTGATCGGCGGCGGCGACTGGTCCGAGAATCGCATCGTGCCGGACGCCGTGCGCAGCCTGGCGCACGACCAACCGATCCGCGTGCGCAACCCCCGTTCGACCCGGCCCTGGCAGCACGTACTGGACCTGCTCGGCGGTTACCTACAACTCGGTGCGGAGATCGCACACGCCCGCGCGCAAGGGGACGAGGAGCGTCTGCGGGAGCTTTGCTCGGCCTTCAACTTCGGGCCGCTGCTGGCCTCCAACCGCACCGTCGGCGAGCTGGTAGAGGAGATTCTCAAGCACTGGCCGGGGGAATGGGAAAACCTGCACGAGGCGCACGCGGAGCACGAGGCCGGCAAGCTCAACCTGACCATCGACAAGGCCGTTCACATGCTGGGCTGGCGCCCGCGCTGGAGCTTCGAGGAATGCGTCGCCGAGACGGTCGCGTGGTATCGGGGCTACTACATGCAGCGCAACCCAAGCACGGAGGCGGTGCGCCGGCTGACGCAGGAGCAGATCCTCGCGTACATGGGGCAGCAGCCGGACCAGCACGCAGCGGCGCGCACGGCTGCGGCGCACGCGGCGGGCGGCGGGTAG